In Malania oleifera isolate guangnan ecotype guangnan chromosome 8, ASM2987363v1, whole genome shotgun sequence, a single window of DNA contains:
- the LOC131161358 gene encoding uncharacterized protein LOC131161358 isoform X2 yields the protein MKMEAGIDDEACELVNGVELSIGDGVNSINASLFKAVKNNNGTGVLLLSDVFGFEDSSTRDFAYRVACNGYNVLVPDLFRGDPWSKKQPKAMFEQWLARQDPKRVAEDIASSTKWMLDEFVAAGISKKLGIIGFCFGGGRVMDVLAQDQGAYFGVGVSFYGTRMDLSVAARVKVPMLFISGDKDPLCPISVLEDIERRTGQGCKVVIFEGRGHGFAHRPESAEEDRDAEQAFSVMRNWLNDGLVVKN from the exons ATGAAAATGGAAGCTGGTATAGATGATGAGGCCTGTGAATTAGTCAATGGAGTGGAGCTTTCCATAGGGGATGGTGTCAATAGCATTAATGCTTCTCTCTTCAAAGCCGTGAAAAACAACAATGGAACTGGGGTACTGCTCTTGTCTGATGTCTTTGGATTTGAAGATTCGTCCACAAGAGACTTTGCATATCGTGTGGCCTGCAATGGTTACAA TGTTCTTGTACCTGACCTCTTTCGTGGGGATCCATGGTCAAAGAAACAGCCAAAGGCTATGTTTGAGCAATGGTTAGCCAGACAAGACCCCAAGAGGGTTGCGGAAGACATTGCTTCCTCAACAAAATGGATGCTAGATGAATTTGTAGCAGCTGGAATCTCAAAGAAGCTTGGCATCATTGGGTTTTGCTTTGGAGGTGGCCGAGTGATGGATGTTTTAGCTCAAGATCAAGGTGCTTATTTTGGTGTTGGAGTCTCCTTCTATGGCACAAGGATGGACCTGTCTGTAGCTGCTCGCGTAAAAGTACCCATGTTGTTCATTTCAGGCGACAAGGATCCACTTTGTCCAATTAGTGTCCTAGAAGATATTGAGAGGAGGACTGGTCAGGGGTGCAAGGTGGTGATTTTTGAGGGGAGAGGTCATGGGTTTGCCCACAGGCCGGAATCTGCTGAAGAAGACAGAGATGCAGAACAGGCATTCTCAGTCATGAGAAACTGGCTAAATGATGGTTTGGTTGTAAAAAACTAA
- the LOC131161358 gene encoding uncharacterized protein LOC131161358 isoform X1: MASVPLFSTCMSSGTIPKTGSLVVRRPAASLSLFSYVQKICNLNPRRSLSSFAKNTTAKVSRTQMKMEAGIDDEACELVNGVELSIGDGVNSINASLFKAVKNNNGTGVLLLSDVFGFEDSSTRDFAYRVACNGYNVLVPDLFRGDPWSKKQPKAMFEQWLARQDPKRVAEDIASSTKWMLDEFVAAGISKKLGIIGFCFGGGRVMDVLAQDQGAYFGVGVSFYGTRMDLSVAARVKVPMLFISGDKDPLCPISVLEDIERRTGQGCKVVIFEGRGHGFAHRPESAEEDRDAEQAFSVMRNWLNDGLVVKN, translated from the exons ATGGCTTCAGTCCCTTTGTTCTCCACTTGTATGAGCAGCGGCACCATCCCAAAGACAGGCAGCCTTGTCGTCAGACGGCCCGCCGCATCTCTATCGCTTTTCT CTTATGTTCAGAAGATATGCAATTTAAATCCACGGCGATCTTTGTCATCATTTGCAAAGAATACTACTGCCAAAGTATCACGTACACAAATGAAAATGGAAGCTGGTATAGATGATGAGGCCTGTGAATTAGTCAATGGAGTGGAGCTTTCCATAGGGGATGGTGTCAATAGCATTAATGCTTCTCTCTTCAAAGCCGTGAAAAACAACAATGGAACTGGGGTACTGCTCTTGTCTGATGTCTTTGGATTTGAAGATTCGTCCACAAGAGACTTTGCATATCGTGTGGCCTGCAATGGTTACAA TGTTCTTGTACCTGACCTCTTTCGTGGGGATCCATGGTCAAAGAAACAGCCAAAGGCTATGTTTGAGCAATGGTTAGCCAGACAAGACCCCAAGAGGGTTGCGGAAGACATTGCTTCCTCAACAAAATGGATGCTAGATGAATTTGTAGCAGCTGGAATCTCAAAGAAGCTTGGCATCATTGGGTTTTGCTTTGGAGGTGGCCGAGTGATGGATGTTTTAGCTCAAGATCAAGGTGCTTATTTTGGTGTTGGAGTCTCCTTCTATGGCACAAGGATGGACCTGTCTGTAGCTGCTCGCGTAAAAGTACCCATGTTGTTCATTTCAGGCGACAAGGATCCACTTTGTCCAATTAGTGTCCTAGAAGATATTGAGAGGAGGACTGGTCAGGGGTGCAAGGTGGTGATTTTTGAGGGGAGAGGTCATGGGTTTGCCCACAGGCCGGAATCTGCTGAAGAAGACAGAGATGCAGAACAGGCATTCTCAGTCATGAGAAACTGGCTAAATGATGGTTTGGTTGTAAAAAACTAA